In the Bacillus tuaregi genome, one interval contains:
- a CDS encoding Rieske 2Fe-2S domain-containing protein, producing MLTKQDNHLLTRTGPGTPMGELFRRYWIPALKSDELSNDGKPQRIRLLSEDLIAFRDTEGKVGLIEEACPHRGTSLYYGINDGCGITCMYHGWKFNTKGECTDIPSEEGDPKFRKKIKIKSYPIKEVKGMIWTYMGPEEEQPEFPEFYWMGLPDDYMMSERVWQECNYAQVMENDLDYVHAAFLHKAHGKQETGEGILSTDLGIDPNHPLVKNPPVKQAVEDANYGKRCVAVGIGNETDNAFMEIHYIFPFYTYPPRFEGEDGMWHAFIPRDDYSTWSWDVQFSHNHPIDVQANHDRRGLKLDEHFRKQVNLENEYAQDRDLQITGNFSGIRGIANQDHAATETMGPIVDRSKEHLGTSDLPIIHMRRLLLQQVKAFQEGKEKLALENKSLKNLYSAGLYDSNQKSWQVAFPMQNQFKKDEQEVKS from the coding sequence TGGGTGAGCTGTTTAGAAGATATTGGATTCCTGCTCTAAAATCTGATGAATTAAGTAATGACGGAAAGCCGCAGCGTATTCGATTGCTTAGTGAGGATTTGATTGCATTTCGAGATACTGAGGGAAAGGTTGGCTTAATAGAAGAGGCTTGTCCACACCGTGGGACATCTCTTTATTACGGTATTAATGATGGCTGTGGTATCACCTGCATGTATCACGGATGGAAGTTTAATACGAAGGGTGAATGTACAGATATTCCATCTGAAGAAGGAGATCCAAAGTTTAGAAAGAAAATCAAAATTAAGAGCTATCCGATTAAAGAAGTAAAAGGAATGATTTGGACGTACATGGGACCTGAGGAGGAGCAACCGGAATTCCCTGAGTTCTATTGGATGGGACTGCCAGATGATTATATGATGTCAGAGCGGGTTTGGCAGGAGTGCAATTATGCTCAGGTAATGGAAAATGACCTGGATTATGTCCATGCTGCGTTTCTTCACAAGGCTCACGGCAAACAGGAGACAGGTGAAGGGATTTTAAGTACTGACTTAGGAATTGACCCGAACCATCCGCTTGTGAAGAATCCACCGGTTAAACAGGCTGTTGAGGATGCTAACTATGGAAAACGCTGTGTAGCTGTTGGAATTGGAAACGAAACAGATAATGCCTTTATGGAAATTCACTATATCTTCCCATTCTATACGTATCCCCCACGATTTGAGGGTGAGGATGGCATGTGGCATGCCTTCATTCCAAGAGATGATTACAGCACATGGTCATGGGATGTCCAATTTTCCCATAACCATCCAATTGATGTACAGGCGAACCATGACCGCCGTGGCTTGAAGCTGGATGAGCATTTTAGAAAACAAGTTAATCTGGAAAATGAATACGCACAGGATCGCGACCTACAAATTACAGGCAATTTCTCCGGTATCCGCGGTATCGCGAACCAGGATCATGCGGCAACTGAAACAATGGGACCGATTGTTGACCGCTCAAAAGAGCATCTTGGAACAAGTGACCTGCCTATCATTCATATGCGCCGCTTATTGCTTCAACAAGTAAAAGCATTCCAAGAAGGCAAGGAGAAATTGGCATTAGAGAATAAGTCACTGAAAAATCTGTACAGTGCAGGACTATATGATAGCAACCAAAAATCCTGGCAGGTAGCCTTCCCAATGCAGAATCAGTTTAAAAAGGATGAGCAGGAAGTAAAATCTTAA